TACCGCTCGCAGGCATCCACGGACCGCCAGCCCCCAGCCGAAGCCGTGACCCGCAAAGCGTCTTCCTTGCCCATGGCCAGAACAGCCTCATAGGTGTTGTTCGCAAAGGTCTTGCGCATGGAGTGCGTCCCAATCTTGCCGTCCATGCCCAGGCCCCGCGCCGTGCTGCGAATGATCTGCCACGCCCGTACCCGGCTGATGGCCTTGTTCCGCCCCTGCCTGGACCGGAAAAGCATGGTCCCATCCGAGTAAAGCCCATCCAGGCGCAACGCCTTGACCTGCGCACCAATGGCCGCCTTGTCGTCTTCGCCAAGCTCCACCTGCCGCACATGCCCGGTCTTGGGTTCGGTGATGATAATCCAATCCAGCACCTCACCGTCCTGAAACACGTCCCGCACCCGCAGGCCCAACATCTCGGAAACCCGGAACCCGCAGGACACGCCGAGCACGAACAGACAGATATCCCGGAATCGCTCCTGCCTACAAAATGTCTCGGCTATCGAAAT
This DNA window, taken from Pseudodesulfovibrio sp. JC047, encodes the following:
- a CDS encoding tyrosine-type recombinase/integrase translates to MLQTNPMQGCRPLSGAEVISIAETFCRQERFRDICLFVLGVSCGFRVSEMLGLRVRDVFQDGEVLDWIIITEPKTGHVRQVELGEDDKAAIGAQVKALRLDGLYSDGTMLFRSRQGRNKAISRVRAWQIIRSTARGLGMDGKIGTHSMRKTFANNTYEAVLAMGKEDALRVTASAGGWRSVDACERYLSFRIEPQRKAKQVNTGQFGTLPEPGRVRV